The Dehalococcoidia bacterium genome has a segment encoding these proteins:
- a CDS encoding mandelate racemase/muconate lactonizing enzyme family protein yields MKVAGARLLRYRVPFRQPYATARGSAAAREGFIVELRSESGLTGLGEASLLPDAAGDIEAFGRSVEATLRAAIGREVEAIVEGTGPGPAGAAVDMAAWDLLARSWQRPLALVLAASPASEVEVNALVTAVAPEVVYEQASAACRAGFDCLKLKVGIAASAREEIERVKAARGAAGPDRGLRLDANGAWDEDVAFHMIKNFAPYEPEYIEQPIPPGNLEAFRRLRDSTRVPLAADEEISDAAAAHRVLRSGAADVLVLKPVAIGGITAAREVAASALAVGVKVTFTTSIDTAVGTAAALHLASAMAPETAHGLATLGLLESALAASPPSAEGGTMAVPEAPGLGVELDPAAVARYCTTVFEL; encoded by the coding sequence ATGAAGGTCGCGGGCGCCCGCTTGCTGCGCTACCGGGTGCCCTTTCGCCAGCCTTACGCCACCGCCCGCGGCTCCGCGGCCGCGCGCGAAGGCTTCATAGTCGAGCTGCGGTCGGAGTCCGGCCTTACGGGCCTGGGGGAGGCGTCGCTCTTGCCGGACGCGGCGGGGGACATCGAGGCCTTCGGCCGGAGCGTCGAGGCCACGCTGCGCGCGGCGATCGGGCGGGAGGTCGAGGCGATCGTGGAGGGCACCGGCCCGGGGCCTGCGGGCGCGGCCGTCGACATGGCCGCGTGGGACCTCCTGGCGCGCTCCTGGCAGCGGCCGCTGGCGCTGGTGCTGGCGGCCTCGCCGGCCAGCGAGGTGGAGGTGAACGCGCTGGTCACGGCGGTGGCGCCGGAGGTGGTGTACGAGCAGGCGTCCGCCGCCTGCCGCGCCGGCTTCGACTGCCTGAAGCTCAAGGTGGGGATAGCGGCCAGCGCGCGGGAGGAGATCGAGCGGGTGAAGGCGGCCCGGGGCGCGGCGGGGCCGGACCGCGGGCTGCGCCTGGACGCGAACGGGGCCTGGGACGAGGATGTGGCTTTCCACATGATCAAGAACTTCGCCCCCTATGAGCCGGAGTACATCGAGCAGCCGATACCGCCGGGGAACCTCGAGGCGTTCCGGCGGCTGCGGGACTCGACGCGGGTGCCGCTGGCCGCGGACGAGGAGATCTCGGACGCCGCGGCGGCGCACCGGGTGCTGCGGTCTGGCGCGGCGGACGTGCTGGTGCTCAAGCCCGTGGCCATCGGCGGCATAACCGCGGCCAGGGAGGTCGCGGCCTCCGCCCTGGCGGTGGGGGTGAAGGTCACGTTCACGACGAGCATCGACACGGCGGTCGGGACGGCGGCGGCGCTGCACCTGGCTTCGGCGATGGCGCCGGAGACCGCGCACGGGCTCGCGACGCTCGGGCTCCTGGAGTCGGCGCTCGCCGCGAGCCCGCCCTCGGCCGAGGGCGGCACGATGGCCGTCCCTGAGGCGCCCGGCCTCGGCGTCGAGCTGGACCCGGCGGCCGTGGCGCGCTACTGCACGACGGTCTTCGAGCTGTGA
- the menD gene encoding 2-succinyl-5-enolpyruvyl-6-hydroxy-3-cyclohexene-1-carboxylic-acid synthase, which produces MDAHAVALRAYVGAFVDEMALCGVTDVVVCPGSRSTPLAMLVREHPKLRTWMHLDERSAAFFALGISKAQRRPAAVVCTSGTAAANFLPAVVEAKYGQTPLLVLTADRPQELRDVGALQTIDQVRLYGSHAKRFEEMLLPEATPLAVRHARYAADRAVATALSAPPGPVHLNFPFREPLVPAPRQRDEAAEARPRRLTAVSRGSPSHPSLDIPDLRAKLGPAARGLVVCGPMDAGNGGHEALSAALRRGIPVLADAFSQLRCGALAGPVIDRYDAFLRDEATAASLAFDYVVRIGAVPTSKPLQQFLERNSEAVQIVVTPPETWVDPARTASHIGWGSGLQAMGLIEQVAEAYGEADHGPGEGPGPGAAEQRAWLDAWRRANETAAAVIESEIGGCGKLTEPLVFRRLAELVPEDSVVFAGNSMPVRDLDSFWPASAKRLRFLANRGASGIDGVVSTALGVAAASGQPTVLVLGDISLYHDMNGLFAAKRHGINATIVVINNDGGAIFSFLPQAEQGEHFEELFGTPHGLTFEHAAALYGLDYACPQSPDEFDAAVARSLGSAGVTLIEVRTDRAENLAVHRDIWSKVSEALAREREKAGALEGR; this is translated from the coding sequence GTGGACGCGCACGCCGTCGCCCTGCGGGCATACGTCGGGGCATTCGTCGACGAGATGGCGCTTTGCGGCGTCACGGACGTGGTGGTGTGCCCCGGTTCGCGCTCGACGCCGCTGGCGATGCTGGTACGGGAGCACCCGAAGCTGAGGACGTGGATGCACCTGGACGAGCGGTCGGCGGCATTCTTCGCGCTCGGAATATCGAAGGCCCAGCGCCGGCCCGCGGCCGTGGTGTGCACCTCCGGCACGGCGGCGGCGAACTTCCTGCCCGCGGTGGTAGAGGCGAAGTACGGGCAGACGCCGCTGCTGGTGCTCACGGCCGACCGCCCCCAGGAGCTGCGCGACGTGGGCGCGCTGCAGACGATCGACCAGGTGCGTCTGTACGGGTCGCACGCCAAACGTTTCGAGGAGATGCTGCTGCCCGAAGCGACACCGCTCGCCGTCCGCCACGCCCGCTATGCCGCCGACCGCGCCGTCGCGACCGCGCTCTCGGCGCCGCCCGGGCCGGTGCACCTGAATTTCCCGTTCCGGGAGCCGCTGGTGCCGGCGCCGCGCCAGAGGGACGAGGCCGCGGAGGCCCGGCCTCGGCGGCTCACGGCCGTGAGCCGAGGCAGCCCCTCCCACCCCTCGCTGGACATTCCCGACCTACGGGCGAAACTCGGGCCGGCGGCCAGAGGCCTCGTCGTCTGCGGCCCGATGGACGCGGGCAACGGCGGCCATGAGGCCCTGAGCGCGGCGCTGCGGCGGGGCATACCCGTGCTCGCCGATGCGTTCTCGCAGCTGAGGTGCGGCGCCCTGGCGGGGCCCGTGATCGACCGCTACGACGCCTTTCTCAGGGACGAGGCGACGGCGGCGAGCCTGGCCTTCGACTACGTGGTGCGCATCGGCGCCGTGCCGACTTCCAAGCCGCTGCAGCAGTTCCTCGAGAGGAACAGCGAGGCCGTCCAGATAGTCGTGACGCCCCCGGAGACATGGGTAGACCCCGCGCGGACGGCGAGCCACATCGGCTGGGGGTCCGGCCTGCAGGCGATGGGCCTGATCGAGCAGGTGGCGGAGGCCTACGGCGAAGCGGACCACGGGCCCGGCGAAGGGCCCGGTCCCGGCGCCGCGGAGCAGCGCGCCTGGCTCGACGCCTGGCGCCGCGCGAACGAGACGGCCGCCGCGGTCATCGAGTCCGAGATCGGCGGCTGCGGGAAGCTCACGGAGCCGCTTGTGTTCCGCCGCCTCGCGGAACTCGTGCCGGAGGACTCGGTCGTCTTCGCCGGCAACAGCATGCCGGTGCGCGACCTCGACTCCTTCTGGCCCGCGAGCGCGAAGAGGTTGCGCTTTCTGGCCAACCGAGGCGCGAGCGGCATCGACGGCGTGGTCTCGACGGCGCTCGGGGTCGCGGCCGCCAGCGGCCAGCCCACGGTGCTCGTCCTGGGTGACATCTCGCTCTACCACGACATGAACGGCCTCTTCGCGGCGAAGCGCCACGGCATCAACGCGACGATCGTGGTGATCAACAACGATGGCGGCGCGATCTTCTCCTTCCTGCCGCAGGCCGAGCAGGGGGAGCACTTCGAGGAGCTTTTCGGCACGCCGCACGGGCTCACCTTCGAGCACGCGGCCGCGCTCTACGGGCTCGACTACGCCTGTCCGCAGAGCCCGGATGAGTTCGACGCGGCGGTCGCGCGATCGCTGGGGAGCGCGGGGGTCACCCTCATCGAGGTGCGGACCGACCGCGCCGAGAACCTGGCCGTGCACCGCGACATCTGGTCCAAGGTGAGCGAGGCGCTGGCGCGCGAGCGCGAGAAGGCCGGCGCCCTGGAGGGGCGCTGA
- the menH gene encoding 2-succinyl-6-hydroxy-2,4-cyclohexadiene-1-carboxylate synthase, translating into MRVQVNGIGLNVEVWGEGPPVVLLHGFTGRATNWRPIAERWPRLRAVAVDITGHGDSDSPASVERYTAPAFCADLAALLDALGIERAALAGYSMGGRLALQFALGRPERVSALVIESASAGIADAAERAARVASDEALAERIEREGIEAFVDYWQSIPLWESQKLLPESRRAALRAQRLQNSPRGLANSLRGMGAGAQDYVFDRLPGLRLPVLFVAGELDARYAALARSMAALVPGAEVRIIPGAGHATHFERPEAFAEAAGEFLTRFLLSEKVEA; encoded by the coding sequence ATGCGCGTGCAGGTCAACGGCATCGGCCTGAACGTGGAGGTCTGGGGCGAGGGGCCGCCCGTGGTGCTCTTGCACGGGTTCACGGGCCGCGCGACGAACTGGCGGCCGATCGCCGAGCGCTGGCCGCGCCTCCGTGCGGTTGCGGTCGACATAACGGGGCACGGCGATTCCGACTCGCCGGCCAGCGTCGAGCGCTACACGGCGCCGGCCTTCTGCGCCGACCTCGCGGCCCTGCTCGATGCCCTGGGCATCGAGCGGGCGGCGCTCGCCGGCTACTCGATGGGCGGCCGGCTGGCGCTGCAGTTCGCGCTCGGGCGGCCAGAGCGAGTGAGCGCGCTCGTCATCGAGAGCGCGTCGGCCGGCATCGCGGACGCCGCCGAGCGGGCGGCGCGCGTAGCCAGCGACGAGGCGCTGGCGGAGCGCATCGAGCGCGAAGGCATCGAGGCCTTCGTGGACTACTGGCAGTCGATACCGCTGTGGGAGAGCCAGAAGCTGCTGCCGGAGTCACGGCGAGCGGCGCTGCGGGCGCAGCGGCTCCAGAACTCGCCCAGGGGGCTGGCGAACAGCCTGCGGGGCATGGGCGCCGGCGCGCAGGACTACGTCTTCGACCGGCTGCCGGGACTGCGGCTGCCGGTCCTGTTCGTGGCCGGCGAACTGGACGCCCGCTACGCGGCCCTGGCGCGGTCGATGGCGGCGCTGGTCCCGGGCGCGGAGGTGCGCATCATCCCGGGCGCGGGGCACGCGACGCACTTCGAACGCCCGGAGGCATTCGCCGAAGCGGCGGGCGAGTTCCTGACAAGGTTTCTATTGAGCGAAAAGGTGGAGGCCTGA
- a CDS encoding isochorismate synthase produces the protein MIPQERASRRHEKILDAALRVFARKGYRDAAVDDIASESKTSKGGVYFHFPGKQAIFLELLDRTASRLRRKIEETIESEPDPIKRADAALVVVLRTFASHRSLARLFMIEALGAGKEFHRRLSEIHEEFASIIKEQLDEAVRLGVIEPLDTQVAATAWFGALNEVVMRWLLSGKPARLHDAYEALRPLLVRSVGVRVPPPEASFERELRERLQGVLGRAREAATAQGRPVLASVTLACDPVDPVAVFERAGAPAAFWQQPSDGVAMVAAGEAWSLKAAGANRIDETRRAWKAALDEAVVDAGTAPFEAPVALGAFAFKPAAGGPESRLPDAALSVPRFLFACQRGEWWLTVSLPVTEGTEAEAEVLAVERELARLTAPGGDSHEPRPLAPCPADEDEREAWEAAVRSLLADIEAGRAEKVVLARTVRLRAEGGVDFSAALRRLASRYASCTLFAFAREGACFFGATPERLLRIQDGVVNVDALAGSISRGRDETEDREMASRLLHDPKELHEHKVVVSAIEEALAPLCVSVEVAPAPRIVSYANVHHLYTPVSALALPGQDIFEFVERLHPTPATGGQPREAALELIERYEAFDRGWYAGPCGWVDAGGNGEFVVAIRSALAEGEQVTLYAGCGIVAGSDPGREYEESNVKLQAMLSALGVE, from the coding sequence ATGATCCCGCAGGAACGCGCCAGCCGCCGCCACGAGAAGATCCTCGACGCCGCCCTGCGTGTCTTCGCGCGCAAGGGCTACCGGGACGCGGCCGTGGACGACATCGCGAGCGAGTCAAAGACCTCCAAGGGCGGCGTCTACTTTCACTTCCCGGGCAAGCAGGCCATTTTCCTGGAGCTCCTGGACCGGACGGCATCGAGGCTGCGCCGGAAGATCGAGGAGACGATCGAGTCGGAACCGGACCCGATAAAGCGCGCCGACGCCGCCCTGGTTGTCGTGCTGCGGACATTCGCTTCGCACCGCTCGCTGGCGCGCCTGTTCATGATCGAGGCCCTGGGCGCGGGCAAGGAGTTCCACCGCCGGCTGTCGGAGATCCACGAGGAGTTCGCGTCGATCATCAAGGAGCAGCTGGACGAGGCGGTGCGCCTCGGGGTCATCGAGCCGCTGGACACGCAGGTGGCGGCAACGGCCTGGTTCGGCGCCCTCAACGAGGTGGTGATGCGCTGGCTCCTGTCGGGCAAGCCCGCCCGCCTGCACGACGCCTACGAGGCGCTACGGCCGCTGCTGGTGCGCAGCGTCGGCGTCCGCGTGCCGCCGCCGGAGGCGAGCTTCGAGCGGGAGCTGCGGGAACGTCTGCAGGGCGTCCTTGGCCGCGCCCGAGAGGCGGCGACGGCCCAGGGGCGGCCGGTGCTGGCGTCCGTGACCCTGGCCTGTGACCCCGTGGACCCCGTAGCGGTGTTCGAACGCGCCGGCGCTCCGGCCGCCTTCTGGCAGCAACCGTCGGATGGCGTCGCGATGGTCGCGGCCGGAGAGGCCTGGAGCCTGAAAGCGGCCGGCGCCAACCGCATCGACGAGACGCGACGGGCGTGGAAGGCGGCGCTGGACGAGGCCGTGGTCGATGCCGGCACGGCGCCCTTCGAGGCGCCGGTCGCGCTGGGGGCCTTCGCCTTCAAGCCGGCCGCCGGCGGTCCTGAGTCTCGACTCCCGGACGCCGCCCTTTCCGTGCCGCGGTTCCTCTTCGCCTGCCAGCGAGGCGAATGGTGGCTGACGGTGTCGCTGCCGGTGACCGAAGGAACAGAGGCCGAGGCGGAGGTCCTTGCCGTGGAGCGTGAGCTAGCGCGCCTGACCGCGCCCGGCGGGGACTCGCATGAGCCGCGTCCCCTGGCCCCCTGCCCGGCGGACGAGGACGAACGGGAGGCCTGGGAGGCTGCCGTGCGTTCGCTGCTGGCGGACATCGAGGCTGGCAGAGCGGAAAAGGTGGTGCTGGCGCGGACCGTGAGGCTGCGGGCGGAAGGGGGCGTAGACTTCTCCGCGGCGCTGCGCCGCCTCGCCTCCCGCTACGCTTCCTGCACGCTGTTCGCGTTCGCCCGGGAGGGGGCCTGCTTTTTCGGCGCCACCCCGGAGCGGCTGCTGCGCATCCAGGACGGCGTCGTGAACGTCGACGCGCTGGCGGGGTCGATTTCGCGCGGGCGGGACGAGACGGAGGACCGGGAGATGGCCTCGCGGCTCCTGCACGACCCCAAGGAGCTGCACGAGCACAAGGTCGTCGTGTCGGCGATCGAAGAGGCGCTGGCGCCGCTGTGCGTGAGCGTGGAGGTCGCGCCTGCGCCGCGCATCGTCAGCTACGCGAACGTGCATCACCTGTATACGCCCGTGTCGGCGCTGGCGCTGCCGGGCCAGGACATCTTCGAGTTCGTGGAGCGCCTGCATCCCACGCCGGCGACGGGAGGGCAGCCCCGGGAGGCGGCGCTGGAGCTGATCGAGAGGTACGAGGCCTTCGACCGCGGCTGGTACGCCGGGCCCTGCGGCTGGGTGGACGCGGGCGGCAACGGCGAGTTCGTGGTGGCCATCCGGTCGGCGCTGGCGGAGGGCGAGCAGGTCACGCTTTACGCGGGCTGCGGCATCGTCGCCGGCTCCGACCCCGGGCGCGAGTACGAGGAGTCCAACGTGAAGCTGCAGGCGATGCTGTCTGCGCTAGGCGTGGAGTAG
- a CDS encoding ABC transporter permease: MQGALPYLMRRLLWLPVILFAVTAITFTMARLGPGDPISILQGQFRDPEVRERIRKERGLDDPIWEQYYIYMKGVLTGLEFGESYRFRGIDVEEIMFPAIWRSMQYNAVALTITMGIGIPVGVFAARRQGTWVDPASISTFLLFQSIPSLISVPFLLLFFPLKLGVLDARGWPQDCPVYLDVLPSGYECIGVLSEQAVIPILALSVPGIAVWARYTRAFTLDVLAADYVRTARMKGISEPVVMARHVMRNAMLPLSTIIIFSLVGLLEGSFFVETLTGIPGFGRLAFESIGGRDYDMIMAITIVGSTAFVLASIAVDIVYTLIDPRIRYGSRG, translated from the coding sequence GTGCAGGGGGCCCTCCCTTACCTGATGCGACGGCTACTCTGGCTGCCGGTCATCCTCTTCGCCGTCACAGCCATAACCTTCACGATGGCCCGCCTCGGCCCCGGAGACCCCATCTCCATCCTCCAGGGCCAGTTCCGCGACCCCGAAGTGCGGGAGCGCATCCGTAAGGAACGCGGCCTCGATGACCCGATCTGGGAGCAGTACTACATCTACATGAAGGGGGTCTTGACCGGCCTCGAGTTCGGCGAGAGCTACCGCTTTCGCGGCATAGACGTCGAGGAGATCATGTTCCCCGCCATCTGGCGCTCCATGCAGTACAACGCCGTAGCCTTGACCATCACCATGGGCATCGGCATTCCCGTCGGCGTCTTCGCCGCCCGCCGGCAGGGCACATGGGTCGACCCCGCCTCGATCAGCACCTTCCTCCTCTTCCAGTCGATCCCGAGCCTGATCTCGGTGCCTTTTCTGCTGCTTTTCTTCCCCCTGAAGCTCGGCGTGCTCGACGCCCGGGGTTGGCCCCAGGACTGCCCCGTCTATCTCGACGTCCTGCCATCCGGCTATGAGTGCATCGGCGTCCTGAGCGAGCAGGCCGTGATCCCAATCCTGGCCCTCTCCGTGCCCGGGATCGCCGTGTGGGCCCGCTACACGCGCGCCTTCACCCTGGACGTGCTCGCCGCCGACTACGTCCGCACCGCGCGCATGAAGGGCATCAGCGAACCCGTGGTCATGGCGCGGCACGTCATGCGCAACGCCATGCTCCCCTTGAGCACGATCATCATCTTCTCGCTCGTCGGCCTCCTCGAAGGCTCCTTCTTCGTCGAGACCCTCACGGGCATCCCCGGCTTCGGCCGCCTCGCCTTCGAGTCCATCGGCGGCCGCGACTACGACATGATCATGGCCATCACCATCGTCGGCTCCACCGCCTTCGTCCTCGCTAGCATCGCCGTAGACATCGTTTACACCCTCATCGACCCGAGGATCCGCTATGGCAGTCGGGGCTGA
- the menB gene encoding 1,4-dihydroxy-2-naphthoyl-CoA synthase, translating to MGFNWEPIREYKDILFEYYEGIAKITINRPEVRNAFRPQTLFELSDAFSRAHEDNRVGVIILTGAGTQAFCSGGDQRIRGDGGYVGDDGVPRLNVLELQRQIRALPKPVIAMVAGYAIGGGHVLHVVCDLTIAADNAIFGQTGPRVGSFDAGFGSSLLARLVGDKRAKEFWFLCRQYDARRAYEMGLVNAVVPLERLEEETVQWCKEILEKSPLALRFIKAAFSAAEDGLAGLQQFAGDATLLYYLTDEAKEGKNAFLEKRKPDFSRFPRFP from the coding sequence ATGGGGTTCAACTGGGAGCCGATCCGGGAATACAAGGACATCCTCTTCGAGTACTACGAGGGGATCGCCAAGATCACGATCAACCGGCCGGAGGTGCGTAACGCCTTCCGTCCGCAGACGCTGTTCGAGCTGTCGGACGCCTTCAGCCGGGCGCACGAGGACAACCGCGTGGGGGTCATCATCCTTACCGGCGCCGGCACGCAGGCCTTCTGCTCCGGAGGCGACCAGCGAATCCGGGGCGACGGCGGCTACGTCGGCGACGACGGCGTGCCCCGGCTCAACGTCCTCGAACTGCAACGGCAGATACGGGCGCTGCCCAAGCCGGTGATCGCGATGGTCGCCGGATACGCGATCGGCGGCGGCCACGTCCTGCACGTGGTCTGCGACCTGACCATCGCCGCGGACAACGCCATCTTCGGCCAGACGGGGCCGCGGGTCGGCAGCTTCGACGCCGGCTTCGGATCGTCCCTGCTCGCGCGGCTGGTGGGCGACAAGCGGGCGAAGGAGTTCTGGTTCCTCTGCCGGCAGTACGACGCCCGCAGGGCGTACGAGATGGGCCTGGTGAACGCCGTCGTCCCCCTCGAGCGCCTGGAGGAGGAGACGGTGCAGTGGTGCAAGGAGATCCTGGAGAAGAGCCCGCTGGCCCTGCGGTTCATCAAGGCGGCTTTCAGCGCAGCCGAGGACGGCCTTGCCGGCCTGCAGCAGTTCGCCGGGGACGCGACGCTGCTCTACTACCTGACGGACGAGGCGAAGGAGGGCAAGAACGCCTTCCTCGAGAAGCGCAAGCCCGACTTCTCGCGCTTCCCGCGCTTCCCGTAG
- a CDS encoding peptide ABC transporter substrate-binding protein, giving the protein MNKTILGLFGVIAALVIVLGVLAIVILGGGGDDGGGGSTQGGDPLNPNRGGAQAAAGDLRLLGADPITLDPALAGDAGSATYIVEIFGGLVTLDRDLKVVPDIAERWEVSPDGRTYTFFLRRNALFHDGRPVTADDFKYSIERTANPRTASTTAEAYLGDIVGARDMIRGRAQSISGVQVVDSLTLRITIDEPKPYFLAKLTYPTAFVVDKNQVEANPRNWTRRPNGTGPYKLQEWRLNERIILTANDKYHLGAPSVKRVLFNLAGGSALTQFENNEIDVAGISINDIERVRSPRDKLNPLYRTAPSLSIDYIGFNTKTAPFDDPKVRQAFALAIDREQIAKVLFKDMVPVANGFLPAGSPGYNPNSKGPEYNPERARQLLQESKYAGRLPPITFTEAGAGATAGLDTQAIIEMWKQNLGVEVRIAQTEVAAFFDDLDRGNLQLFSSGWIMDYPDPENVLDLLFHSRSRQNNTRYENPEYDALVERARTEQNVERRLALYREAEQILLRDLPWVPLTFGVQHFVVQPHVKGYDPRAMIIPRLRFVTIER; this is encoded by the coding sequence ATGAACAAGACGATTCTCGGACTCTTCGGCGTGATCGCTGCCCTCGTCATCGTCCTCGGCGTCCTCGCGATCGTCATCCTCGGCGGCGGCGGCGACGATGGTGGCGGTGGTTCTACCCAGGGCGGCGACCCCCTGAACCCGAACCGGGGTGGCGCCCAGGCAGCGGCGGGAGACCTGAGACTCCTCGGCGCTGACCCCATCACCCTCGACCCCGCGCTCGCCGGCGACGCCGGCTCCGCGACCTACATCGTCGAGATCTTCGGCGGCCTCGTAACCCTGGACCGCGACCTGAAGGTCGTCCCCGACATCGCCGAGCGCTGGGAGGTCAGCCCTGACGGCCGCACCTACACGTTCTTCCTGCGCCGCAACGCCCTCTTCCACGACGGCCGCCCCGTGACCGCGGACGACTTCAAGTACTCCATCGAGCGCACCGCCAATCCACGCACGGCGTCCACCACCGCCGAGGCCTACCTGGGCGACATCGTGGGCGCGCGCGACATGATCCGCGGCCGCGCCCAGTCCATCTCCGGGGTCCAGGTCGTCGACAGCCTGACGCTCCGCATCACCATCGACGAGCCGAAGCCTTACTTCCTCGCCAAGCTGACCTACCCGACCGCCTTCGTGGTCGACAAAAACCAGGTCGAAGCCAACCCGCGCAACTGGACGCGCCGCCCGAACGGCACCGGCCCCTACAAGCTCCAGGAGTGGCGCCTCAACGAGCGCATCATCCTTACCGCCAACGACAAGTATCACCTGGGCGCGCCGTCCGTGAAGCGCGTGCTGTTCAACCTTGCCGGCGGCTCCGCGCTCACGCAGTTCGAGAATAATGAGATCGATGTCGCGGGCATCAGCATCAACGACATCGAGCGCGTCCGCAGCCCGCGCGACAAGCTCAACCCGCTGTACCGCACGGCTCCCAGCCTCTCCATCGACTACATAGGCTTCAACACCAAGACCGCGCCCTTCGACGATCCCAAGGTCCGCCAGGCTTTCGCCCTCGCCATCGACCGCGAGCAGATCGCGAAGGTGCTGTTCAAGGACATGGTGCCGGTGGCGAACGGCTTCCTGCCTGCCGGCTCTCCGGGCTACAACCCGAACTCGAAGGGGCCAGAGTACAACCCGGAGCGGGCACGCCAGCTGCTCCAGGAGTCCAAGTACGCCGGCCGCCTGCCGCCGATCACCTTCACGGAAGCTGGCGCGGGCGCGACCGCCGGCCTCGACACCCAGGCCATCATCGAGATGTGGAAGCAGAACCTCGGCGTCGAGGTGCGCATCGCCCAGACCGAGGTCGCGGCCTTCTTCGATGACCTCGACCGCGGCAACCTCCAGCTCTTCAGTTCCGGCTGGATCATGGACTACCCCGACCCCGAGAACGTCCTCGACCTCCTCTTCCACAGCCGCAGCCGCCAGAACAACACGCGCTACGAGAACCCCGAGTATGACGCCCTGGTGGAGCGGGCCCGCACGGAGCAGAACGTCGAGCGGCGCCTCGCGCTCTACCGGGAGGCCGAGCAGATCCTCCTGCGCGACCTGCCCTGGGTGCCGCTGACCTTCGGCGTCCAACACTTCGTGGTGCAGCCGCACGTCAAGGGCTATGACCCGCGGGCGATGATTATCCCGCGTCTGCGCTTCGTGACCATCGAGCGCTAG
- the menE gene encoding o-succinylbenzoate--CoA ligase, protein MSGKPSLTTPDWLRQRAAASPARTAIVSREGTLSFADLDAAASGVAGRLRALGVKPGDHVALLAPNSAAFAKVVFGVMRAGAALVPLNTRLTDAELAWQLADSEPALLVAAGGAPIPPSRCALATLEEVSEAGGEAMGEAGQFDLDALHSIIYTSGTSGRPKGAMLTYGNHLWNALGSAANLGVRDDDRWLACMPLFHVGGLSILLRGVLYGMTVEVHEGFDAARVNEALSGGDVTIVSLVATMLRRMLAAHEGAYHPRLRCVLLGGGPAPADLVQECLRRGIPVAPTYGLTEAASQVSTLLPEEAAAKPGSAGKPLLTVVLSIVREDGSAAPAGEAGEIAVRGPTVMAGYWRRPEATAAALRDGSLRTGDYGYLDSEGYLYVADRRDDLIVTGGENVYPAEVEAVLEAHAAVREAGVFALPDREWGQRVAAAVVLEPGAEAGAEALRAWCRERLAGYKAPRTFVFLPELPRTASGKLLRRELRERHGG, encoded by the coding sequence GTGAGCGGGAAGCCGAGCCTGACGACGCCGGACTGGCTCCGGCAACGGGCCGCGGCGTCGCCCGCGAGGACGGCGATCGTCTCGCGTGAGGGGACGCTTAGCTTCGCGGACCTGGACGCCGCGGCCTCCGGGGTCGCAGGCCGCTTGCGGGCGCTGGGCGTGAAGCCGGGCGACCATGTGGCGCTGCTGGCGCCGAACAGCGCCGCCTTCGCCAAGGTGGTGTTCGGCGTGATGCGCGCCGGGGCCGCCCTGGTGCCGCTCAACACGCGCTTAACGGACGCGGAGTTGGCCTGGCAGCTCGCAGACAGCGAGCCGGCGCTGCTGGTGGCGGCCGGAGGCGCTCCCATACCGCCTTCGCGCTGCGCGCTCGCGACGCTGGAGGAGGTCTCGGAGGCGGGCGGCGAGGCGATGGGGGAGGCGGGTCAGTTCGACCTTGATGCGCTGCACAGCATCATCTACACCTCCGGGACGAGCGGGCGGCCAAAAGGGGCGATGCTCACCTATGGCAACCACCTGTGGAACGCCCTCGGCTCGGCCGCGAACCTGGGCGTGCGGGACGACGACCGCTGGCTCGCCTGCATGCCGCTGTTCCACGTCGGCGGGCTCTCCATCCTGCTCCGCGGCGTGCTGTACGGCATGACGGTCGAGGTGCACGAGGGCTTCGACGCGGCGCGGGTGAACGAGGCCCTGAGCGGGGGCGATGTGACGATCGTGTCGCTGGTGGCGACGATGCTGCGGCGGATGCTGGCGGCGCATGAGGGCGCGTACCACCCCAGGCTCCGCTGCGTGCTCCTCGGCGGCGGCCCGGCGCCGGCGGACCTGGTGCAGGAGTGCCTGCGCCGCGGCATACCGGTGGCGCCGACTTACGGGCTCACGGAGGCGGCGTCGCAGGTGTCGACCCTCCTGCCGGAAGAGGCGGCTGCGAAGCCGGGGTCGGCCGGTAAGCCGCTGCTGACGGTGGTGCTGAGCATCGTGCGGGAGGACGGCAGCGCCGCCCCGGCGGGCGAGGCGGGCGAGATCGCCGTGCGGGGGCCGACGGTGATGGCCGGTTACTGGCGCCGGCCGGAGGCGACCGCGGCCGCCCTGCGCGACGGCAGCCTGCGCACGGGCGACTACGGCTACCTGGACAGCGAGGGCTACCTGTATGTGGCCGACCGTCGCGACGACCTCATCGTGACGGGGGGCGAGAACGTGTACCCGGCGGAGGTGGAGGCGGTGCTGGAGGCGCACGCGGCGGTGCGGGAGGCGGGCGTGTTCGCGCTTCCCGACCGGGAGTGGGGCCAGCGCGTGGCGGCGGCGGTGGTGCTCGAGCCGGGCGCCGAGGCCGGCGCCGAGGCGCTGCGGGCCTGGTGCCGCGAGCGCCTTGCCGGCTACAAGGCCCCGCGTACCTTCGTCTTCCTGCCGGAGTTGCCCCGGACGGCCTCCGGCAAGCTCCTGCGCCGCGAGCTCCGCGAGCGCCACGGCGGTTAG